In Calypte anna isolate BGI_N300 chromosome Z, bCalAnn1_v1.p, whole genome shotgun sequence, the following are encoded in one genomic region:
- the OSTF1 gene encoding osteoclast-stimulating factor 1, with amino-acid sequence MKKALQRKSHVGLDRRGRSPSSGSQSQSATSLEQPVAEQAESIDNPLHEAAKRGNLSWLRECLDNRVGVNGLDKAGNTALYWACHGGHKDIVDVLFTQANLELNQQNKLGDTALHAAAWKGYADIVEMLLAKGARTDLKNNEKKLALDMATNAACASLLKKQTAGTVRTLSNAEEYLDDEDSD; translated from the exons atgaaaaaggcaTTACAAA GAAAGTCCCACGTGGGACTTGACAGAAGAGGGAGGTCCCCGAGTTCAGGGTCCCAGTCCCAGTCTGCAACATCCTTGGAGCAGCCAG TGGCTGAGCAAGCTGAGTCTATTGATAACCCACTGCATGAAGCTGCCAAACGTG gcaaCCTAAGCTGGTTGAGAGAGTGTTTGGATAATCGAGTTGGGGTCAATGGCTTAGACAAAGCAGGAAACACAGCTCTGTACTGGGCGTGCCACGGAGGCCACAAAG ATATAGTGGATGTTCTGTTTACCCAGGCAAACCTAGAGTTAAACCAACAG AACAAATTGGGAGACACAGCTTTGCATGCTGCTGCATGGAAAGGTTATGCAGATATTGTAGAGATGCTGCTGGCAAAGG GGGCAAGAACAGATCTGAAGAACAATGAGAAGAAATTGGCTTTAGACATGGCAACCAATGCAGCTTGTGCTTCCCTACTTAAGAAACAGACTGCag gtACAGTCCGAACATTAAGTAATGCAGAGGAATACCTTGATGATGAAGACTCAGATTAA